CAGTTTGTGGTGAATCTCAGAAACGGACTTGTATAATAGGAACAACCCTCCACCAAAAATAATTAAACTTTGTCCGGTAACGCTGGCTTCAAAGAAACCCCAGTCAATATGCAAGAGCGTATCCTGTAAACTCAATACCCAAGTAATACCAAACAACAATATAATTCTGAAAACCATGGCCAATAACAATCCAATGCGTCGGGCTTTGGGTTGGTCTTGGGCTTTCAATTTTCCGGACACTATAGAAAGGAAAACAATGTTGTCAATTCCGAGAATGATTTCTAAAAAAGTTAAGGTCAATAGGGCCATCAAGGCGTTAGGCGTAAATAAAATATCCATGGTATGTGTTTAGTTTAACGGTTAAACGGCATTACTCTAATTTTGTTACAGTGCCGCGGTGTTTTTTGGTATCGCCCACAAAGCAATAATCAAAAGTATAACTATTTTTTTCGGTTGCCAAAATTGTCATGCTAATGGCTTTGCGCTCGTTCATCGTTTTCGGATGCAGTTTACGCAACACAAATTCGCAATCATTTACCCAACGAACCGTCGCCGTATCGGTTTTTCCATTGAAGGTTTCGATTTGCAAACTATCGGTACGTATGAACGTTGAGGTTAGTTTTTTACCATCAATTTCCTGAGTGAACTCAAATTTCCCGGTTTTAAAATCTTGGCACTTTCGCTCTTTATCAGAACAAGCAATAAAGGCTAAAGCAAATAGGAGTAGTGTTAGTTTTTTACTCATGCAAATTATTTTATGGTATTCGTGAATCTTCGATTTCATAGTTATTTTTTGAAGCTGTTTCCCGCTATCCGCGCTACATGGTAGCTTGCTACTATCGGGGCTAGGGCTATTTCAATTTATCCAGTTCGTCGTCGGTAAAATTTCGGATGCTTTTTTCTTTAGCAAACTTATCGGCATTGTAACTGTTCGACTTGTTTTTCGGAATGGAAAGCGAATCCCATTCACCTTGTTTCAGCATTTTAGCATAAAAAACAATCTGCCCAATGTGGTAAGGATAATGCGCCAACTGCCGATTAATAGCTTCCATTACCGTGTGTCCTTCATTGCGAATGTAAATAATTGTAGAAAGCTGTTCCTCAGTCAACGGATTTACCGCTTTAAAAAAACATTCCCAACCTTTGTCCCAAAGTGCCATTAGTTCCGCTTTGTCATTCTCATGAAAATGGGAATCAAATTCGCCATCACGGTTGCGCCATTCCTTTTCACCATCGGTGGTTAAGAAATCCGTCCAACGCGATAACATATTTCCGGAAAGGTGTTTTATAATAACGGCAATCGAATTGGTGTCTTCATTTACCGAAACAAACAATTGCTCCGGTTCAAGTTGCTCCATGGCTTTTTCTCCCAATGTTTTATAATAGAGAAATTGCTTTTTTACGCTTTCTAAGTAGTGATTATCAGTCATGATGAAATAGTGCGTCAGTTATAGTTTTGATTCCTTTGAACATAAAGTAAACAGCAGTCAAACAAATACTAATGCCAATGGCTAACACCAAATAATGCCACCCGTTTTGTTTATTAATAAAGGCATTGTAAATCACACTCGGCCCTATAAACATCATAGGCAAAGCATAAAGCAAGTATTTGATTCCTTTGTCGAGTAGTTCTTTTTTGGCTGCCATATTTTTATTTTGAATTGTAAAAATCTACCGCTTTTCGTACGCTACCGTGTTTTTGCAATAATGCGGAAGCCTCTTCATAACTTACCGGAATTTCTCCCATTATCATTTTGACCCCGCGGTCAACAAGCTTATCGTTGCTCAATTGCATGTCAACCATTTTATTGCCTTTTACTCGGCCCAATTGTATCATAGTGGCTGTAGAAATCATATTTAATATTAATTTCTGAGCGGTACCGGCTTTCATGCGGGAACTTCCCGTAACGAATTCAGGACCCACAACTGCTACAACTGGAAACTGAGCGGTTAACGCTAACGGGCTACCTTCGTTACAAGTAATACCGCCTGTTGTAATATTTTTAGCATTGCATTTTTCCAAGCCGCCAATAACATAAGGGGTAGTGCCCGATGCAGCTATTCCAATAACCACATCGTTTTCATTGATACCGTGTTCCTGTAAATCAATCCAGGCTTGTAGTTTGTCATCTTCGGCGTTTTCTACCGCTTTGCGAATGGCTTTGTCACCACCGGCAATGATGCCATTAACCAAGTCAAAAGGAACCCCAAACGTGGGCGGACATTCGGAAGCATCAACAATTCCTAATCTCCCCGAAGTGCCGGCACCAATATAAATAACCGGCCACCGAGTTTCATTTGGGTTACCACTTTAGCGACTAAAGCTTCAATTTGAGGCAACGCTTTTTCTACAGCCAAAGGTACCGTTTTGTCTTCTTTGTTGATGTTGGTTAACAAGTCGTGAACCGACATTTGTTCCAGCTGTTCGTAGTGCGAGGATTGTTCGGTAGTTTTGGTAAAATTCATATTTTTTTATTTGAAGGGACAAGTTGCGACTTGTCCGTACCTGATGTAAATTTATAAAAAACACGCCAACAAAATCCCCAGAATAATCATTGAAATTTTGGCAATATTGAATTTATGGCCTTCACTGCTTTCAAAGATGATGGTTGAGGAAATATGAAATAAAATTCCAATCACGATAGCCGTAATTTGGGTGTAATATTGATTTAAAATCGGGAAACTATCTGAAACCAATGTCCCTAACGGCGTCATAACCGCAAAGGTCAGCATGAACAAAAACAAAGCCGTTTTGTTGAGTTGGGCGTTAAGGAAAAATGTAGTTAAGATAATAGCAATCGGTAAGTGGTGAATGGCAATGCCGTAAGCCAAATCGTGGTGATGCCCCACCGGAAAACCTTCAAGCAAAGCATGCAAACACAAACTGATGAAAAGTAACCAGGGCATTTGGGTGATTTTGTCATGACCGTGTACATGACCGTGTTCGGCTCCTTTGGAAAAAAACTCCAGGATGATTTGAAATAATATCCCGACCATAATATAAATACCCACCGAAACAGAATGATTCTCATAAACATCCGGCAAGAGGTGCATTACGGTTAAGGATAGCAAAAACGAACCGCTGAAAGCCAATAACAACTTTAGATTTTTTTTGTCTTTTGGCTTCACTCCAATCGCAATAAAATAACCTAACAGTACTGATAATAAAGGAAGAATGTAGTTCATGTTTTGTGGTAGCTTGTATTTAAACTGAGTGCTGCGTGCTCAAATCGGTCTTCTTATTTAAATATCATGATTAATCGTTCGCTGGTATTTTTATGAAACTTTTTCAGTTTATAATCGCCAAAGGTATCCAACAAGTAAATCCCGGCTTCGGTCATCATCCGTTGAAAATCTTCTAAAGTGTAGGCTCTCACTTTTTCGGTAAAATGATAGGAACAGCCGTTGTCTTCAAAATTAATTTCTTTGATAACAAAACCTTCAGCAACATTGCGTTTGATGTGAAATATAATGCCATCTACTTCTTTGGTTTCTTCCGGAATTAAATTATCAATTACCTGTTGGGCATTCATAAAATCAATTACGGCAAAACCATATTCCGAAAGACTGTCTTTAATGGCCAGTAAGGTTTTACTATCGTCTTCTTCTTTTTCGAAATAACCAAAACTGGTAAACAAATTGAAGATGGCATCAAACTTTTGGTCAAAGGGTTCGCGTTTGTCATGCACTACAAAATGCAGTGTTTCATTGGCGTTTTTGTTGGCCTCAGCGATACTGTTTTCAGATAAATCGGCACCAATAACATCATAACCCAATTGGTTCAAATAAATGGAATGACGTCCCTTGCCACAAGCTAAATCAAGCACTTTTGCCTTCTCAGGTAAGTTTAGATAATGGGTAAGATTGTCCATGAAGATTTGGGCTTCACGGTAGTTTCGGTCTTTGTATAAAATGTGGTAATAAGGGGTATCAAACCAAGAGGCGTACCAATTTTCGGATTTACAATTTGCAGTATCTGACATTTATTCTTTTCAAATGAATTCTGAACAGGCAAATTTAGTGTATTTTTGCCGATGAATTTCAAATTTTGAGTTGGAATTAAATTGACCATGGAGAATTTTAAAATGATTGCCAAGACCTTTTTTGGTTTTGAAGAAATATTATTAAAAGAATTACAACAGCTGGGCGCACAGGATGTTGAAATCGGAACGCGTGCCGTTAGTTTTAAAGGCGATAAAGGGTTTATGTACAAAGCCAATTTGTCGTTGCGAACGGCTTTGAAAATTCTTAAACCCATCTATTATTTTCGGGCTACCAATGACCAGAATTTATATAAAGGAATTCAAGGAATAGATTGGTCTAAATACTTGAATGCCAACCAAACTTTTGTAATTGACACCACGATTCATTCGGATAATTTCAAGCACTCTCAGTTTGTTTCCCAAAAAGCGAAAGATGCAATTGTAGACCAGTTCCGCGATAAGTTAGGTATGCGTCCAAGCATAGACAAAGACTTCCCCGATTTGCGAATCAATATTCATATCGACAGAGATCAATGTTCAGTAGCACTCGATACATCGGGAGCTTCTTTACATCATAGAGGATATAGAACGGCAACCAATATTGCTCCGATAAACGAAGTCTTAGCTGCAGGAATGTTGTTATTATCAGGTTGGGACGGCAGCACAGATTTCTTAGATCCAATGTGTGGTTCAGGGACTATTTTGGCGGAAGCCGCTATGATTGCTTGTAATATTCCGGCCAACATTAACCGCAAGGAATTTGCTTTCGAAAAATGGAACGATTGGGACAATGATTTGTTTGACCAAATTATCGATGCGTTGATGAAACGTACTAAGGAATTCCATCACAATATCATTGGGTATGACAAAGCCCCAAGTGCTGTGCAAAAAGCCAAAGACAATATTCAAAATGCCAATTTGGATGAGTATGTAACCATTAGTCAAGCTAATTTTTTTGAAACTAAGAAAGAATCGGCAGGCCCGTTGCACATGGTTTTCAATCCGCCGTATGGAGAACGTTTGGATATTGAATTAGAACGTTTTTACCGTGAATTGGGTGATACTTTGAAGAACAATTATCCTAATACCAATGCTTGGTTTATTACAGGAAATTTAGAAGCTTTAAAATTTGTCGGACTGCGACCATCGCGCAAAATCAAGCTTTTCAACGGAAGTTTGGAAGCCCGTTTAGTGAAATACGAAATGTATGCCGGCAGCAAGCGAACTAAGTTTCAGCAAAGTTCAGAAGAATAGGCACTAGTTGGCTAACATAGTAAAAATAAAAGGCAACCTTTACAATTGAGGGTTGCCTTTTTGTATGCAGTATAATTTGACTGTTTAGTGCTTGTTGTAATCATCAATTACTTGATAAATATCACCAGACTTATAAACTTTTTCTTTGATTTTTTGGGCTAATTCCGGATAGTCGGCAAAGTAGCGTCCGGCATACAGCTTGAAATCGGCATTATCATTCACACCAAAATCTTCGTGAAGTAAAGTAGCCGCAGGCTCTCCGGGTCTTATAGCGTAATAAGTGGCACCACTGTAACTAAAACTCTGAAAACCGCTCCCGGAATTGGCAAAGCCACTCCAATCATAAGTACCGGTGTACAAACTTACTTTAGTGCCGGTAACGACCAATTTCAGCATTTGCTTCTTTTTTTGGATTTTTTTTCCGCTAAAGTTATAAACCGGCATGTTGTAATATTCGGCAGGGAGGCTGAAAACAGTAGCTTTAAAAGCTAATTTTTTGACATCCTCCAAATCAATTTTCTCCTTGCTATCACCCATTTTCAAGGTTATCGATTTGGCTCCTGATTTTAAAGGAAACTCAATCAGGCCTACTTTGGTACTGCCATCTTCCATATATACAGTGCAAGGGATATCTTTGCCTCCGGAGACCTTTGGAGTAAAACTTTGTAAACAGGTGAAGCAAAAAATAAACAGTAAAATGTTTTCATAAAGGGTGGTTTAGAGGTTAGTCTTTTTAATTTAAAATAAATCAATTGCTAAGCTACTAAAAAACTTTTTATAAATTACTTACTAAACTCATTGACAAGATATTCGGTTTCATTTGTTAAATAAAATCCTAAATCCTAATTCCTAAATCCTAATTCTTTTATCTTTGCCGACTGTAAAATACCGAGAATGAAATTTGATTTACTTGCGAATGACCCCGATTCAAAAGCCCGTGCCGGAAGCATCACTACCGATCACGGCGTAATTGAAACCCCAATATTTATGCCTGTTGGTACCGTTGCTTCTGTAAAAGGAGTACACCAACGCGAATTAAAAGAAGAAATCAATCCCGATATTATTTTGGGAAATACCTACCATTTATACCTTCGTCCGCAAACCGATATTCTTGAAAAAGCCGGTGGTTTGCACAAATTCATGAATTGGGATAGAAATATCTTAACCGACAGTGGTGGCTATCAAGTATATTCGCTCTCTGCCAATAGAAAAATTAAAGAGGAAGGTGTAAAATTCAAATCGCATATCGACGGTTCTTACCACGTGTTTACACCCGAAAATGTAATGGAAATCCAACGTACCATTGGTGCCGATATTATCATGGCTTTTGATGAATGTACGCCTTATCCGTGTGATTATCGCTATGCTCAACGTTCGATGCACATGACGCACCGTTGGTTAAATCGATGTATTGCTCATTTGGAAAAAACACCAACAAAATATGGGTACGACCAAACTTTTTCCCAATCGTTCAAGGAAGTACATATAAAGACTTACGCCAGCAATCAGCCGAATATATTGCCAATGCCGGAGCCGAAGGAAATGCCATCGGAGGCTTATCCGTAGGTGAACCAGCTGAAGAAATGTACGCTATGACCGAAGTGGTTACGGCCATTTTACCGCAAGACAAACCCCGTTATTTAATGGGAGTAGGAACGCCAATCAATATTTTAGAAAACATTGCCTTAGGGATTGACATGTTTGACTGTGTAATGCCAACACGTAACGCCCGAAACGGAATGTTATTTACCGCTAACGGTACCATCAATATTAAAAATAAAAAGTGGGAAGCTGATTTTTCGCCGATTGATGAAATGGGGCATACTTTTGTGGACACTGAGTATACAAAAGCTTACTTACGCCACTTATTTGCGGCCAACGAATATTTGGGCAAACAAATTGCTACGATTCACAATTTAGGGTTCTATATGTGGTTGGTTCGTGAAGCAAGAAAACATATCTTAGCAGGAGATTTCAGAACCTGGAAAGACATGATGGTAAAACAAATGAGTCAAAGACTATAAGCTCATGTTAAAAATTATTGACAAGTACATACTCAAGCGATATTTAGTAACATTCTCTGTAATGTTGCTGATGTTTATTCCTATCGGAATCGTGATTGATGTTTCGGAAAAGGTCAATAAGATGATAGAAAACAAGGTGCCATTCAGTGCTATTGCCAAATATTATCTCGATTTTACCATTTATTTCGCTAATTTACTGTTCCCTATATTTTTATTCTTATCCGTGATTTGGTTTACCTCTAAATTAGCGAACAATACAGAGATTATTGCCATATTGAGTTCGGGGATTTCGTTCTCCAGATTCCTTCGGCCTTATATTATTGGTGCCACTATTGTTTCCTTGTTTGCCTTGGTGATGAGTATCTTTTTAGTGCCCAATGCCAGCGCCGGCTTTAAAGATTTCAGGTACCGATACCTCATTGGTAACGGCGTCAGCGAAATGCGAGACAACTCCGATGTCTTCCGTCAGGTTAGTAAAGACGAGTATATTTTTGTGAGTAACTTTCAGGATATTTCTAAAATAGCGTTCAATTTTTCGATGGAGAAATTCAAAGACGATAAACTCCAATACAAATTAACGGCTGGCAGAATCAAATGGAATCCTAAAGACAGCACCTATACCCTCTATAATTATAACAAAAGAAAAATAGGGGAGTTTGGTGATATTATTGAATCCGGCGAGAAGAAAGATACTGTTTTTAATTTCGATTTAGAAGATTTAGCTCCGGTGGTTTATATCGCGGAAACCTTGAATCTTAGAGATTTAAACAAGTTTATCGATAAAGAAAAAGCACGAGGATCTTCTAATATCAATGTGTATTTGGTGGTGTTATATAAAAATACAGTATCCCGGTTTCAGCTTTTATACTGACAATTATTGCGGTTGCGGTTTCGTCCATGAAACGAAGAGGTGGAATGGGAACTAACCTCGCCATAGGTATCATTTTGGCGTTTTCATTTGTCTTTTTTGATAAAATATTTGGCGTACTAGCCGAAAAATCAACCATGCCGCCCATCATAGCGGTTTGGATTCCTAATATTGTTTTCGGAATTTTAGCCATTTATCTGCTACGCAATGCCAAGCGATAATGTAAAAAGCTACCTGCACCTCCATTTAATAGTTTTTATTTGGGGATTTACGGCAGTGTTGGGCGCCTTAATCACACTTGATGCTTTGCCGTTAGTTTGGTTCCGTATGCTGTTTGCCGTCGGATTTATAGCCATTTATATTTATTTCAAAAAACTGCCGTTAAAAGTATCCGGTAAAGCGTTACTACAGTTTTTGTTTTCCGGATTGATTATCGCCCTGCATTGGTTTACATTCTTTCACGCGATTAAAATTTCGAACATTTCCATCACTTTAGCTTGTCTTTCAACCGGTGCTTTATTCGCCTCTTTGTTGGAACCTATTTTATATGGCAAAAAAATTGTTTGGTACGAAGTATTTTTCGGATTGCTGGTCGTAGTGGGATTGTATATCATTTTTAATGTAGAAGGCAGTTACTTTTTGGGAATGATTACCGCCTTGACTTCCGCTTTTCTTTCGGCTTTGTTTGCTGTAATTAACAGTAAATTGGTTAAGTCATACGATGCTACGATTATCTCGTTTTACGAACTTAGCGGCGGCGTAATTTTCTTTACTTTTCTATTGTTATTCACCCATAGTTTTTCGCCGGACTTCTTCGTGCTTTCGGTTAAAGATTTGATTTATTTATTGATACTGAGTTCGGTTTGTACCGCTTATGCTTTTATTGCCTCAACTTCGGTAATGAAGTTTTTGAGTCCGTATACGGTCATGCTGACCATCAATTTAGAGCCTATTTACGGAATAATTTTAGCCGTAATTGTCTTTAACGATAAAGAAAAAATGAGCGTTGAATTCTACATTGGAGCCGTTATTATCTTAGCCACAGTACTTTTAAATGCTTTCATTAAAAGCCGAAAGAAACGTTTAAATTAAGGTTAGCTGGTCGTTAATTTTTATTTAAAACTAATCTTCAAAAAGTGCTTTTTATCACAATATAAAATTTTATATTTGCTGTTCGATTAAACAAAACTAACAACCCTATGGAATATTTAGATTTTGAACTTCCTATCAAAGAATTAGAAGAACAACTCGATAAATGCCAGTTAATCGGTGCCGAATCTAATGTAGATGTCACCGCTACTTGTAAACAAATTGAAAAAAATTAGAGGAAACCAAACGTAAAATCTACAAAAATTTAACCGCTTGGCAACGTGTACAATTATCACGTCATCCTAATCGTCCTTATACTTTAGAACACATTACGAACCTAACCAAAGGCACTTTTTTAGAAATGTTTGGCGACAGAAATTTCAAAGATGACAAAGCCATGGTTGGTGGTTTAGGTAAAATTGACGGACAGTCGTTTATGCTTATCGGACAACAAAAAGGAATCAATACCAAAATGCGTCAGTTGCGTAATTTCGGTATGGCCAGTCCGGAAGGTTATCGCAAAGCATTGCGTTTGATGAAAATGGCTGAAAAATTCAATGTTCCTGTGGTAACTTTAATTGACACCCCGGGAGCTTTCCCTGGTTTAGAAGCCGAAGAAAGAGGTCAAGGTGAAGCCATTGCCCGAAACATTTTGGAAATGGTACGTTTGAAAGTGCCAATCATCTGTGTTATCATTGGAGAAGGTGCTTCAGGTGGTGCTTTAGGAATAGGGGTTGGAGACAGAGTATTGATGATGGAAAACACTTGGTATTCGGTTATTTCTCCTGAGTCTTGTTCGTCTATCCTTTGGAAAAGTTGGGAGTATAAAGAGCAAGCGGCCGAAGCGTTGAAATTGACTTCTTCCGATATGAAAAAAATGAAATTGGTAGATGATGTTATTCCGGAACCACTTGGCGGAGCCCACTACGATAAAGAAACAACATTTAAAACCGTAGAGCAATATATTATCAAAGCGTTTAACGAATTGAAAGATTTATCAACAGAAGAATTAGTGGCGCAAAGGATGGATAAATACAGCAAAATGGGCGAATACAAAGAGTAATTTCTTATAAAATATATCTTAATCCGAAGCCCAATGGTTTCGGATTTTTTTTTGGTTGTTAACAAAAAATACAAACTTATAAACATTGGTTTTGAATAACTCGATTCCGATACTTTTTACAAAATAGCTACTTTCGTCTCATGGAAAACCTCAGAAATATTAACCCTATCAAAGTAGATAAAACTACCATTATCAACTTAGAAAAAGGAAAGCTCCCGCCACAAGCCATGGATTTGGAAGAAGCGGTGTTGGGTGCGATGATGATTGATAAAAAGGGAGTAGATGAGGTAATTGATATTTTGCAACCTGATGCTTTTTATAAAGACGCCCACAAACATATTTTTGAAGCTATTTTTCAGTTATTCACAGATTCTCAGCCTATCGACTTATTAACCGTTTCGGCTCAATTAAAAAGAGCGGTAAGTTGGATTTAGCTGGCGGTGATTTTTACTTAATTCAGCTAACGCAAAAAATATCCTCTTCAGCGCATATTGAATTTCACTCCAGAATTATTCTTCAAAAATACATCCAACGAAGTTTAATCAAAATTTCATCCGAAATCATTGAAGAGTCGTATGATGAATCTACTGATGTATTTGATTTATTGGATAAAGCCGAATCTAAACTTTACGAAGTAACCCAAGGTAATATTAAACGTAGTTCGGAAACCGCGCAAAGTTTAGTAATCCAGGCGAAAAAACGTATCGAAGAAATTGCCAATAAAGAAGGGTTGAGCGGTATAGCCACAGGCTTTGAAAAATTGGATAAAGTAACTTCCGGTTGGCAACCATCCGATTTGATTATTATCGCGGCTCGTCCGGGTATGGGTAAAACAGCTTTCGTATTGTCGATGGCGCGTAATATTGCTATTGATTTTGGTCATCCGGTAGCATTGTTCTCGCTGGAGATGTCTTCGGTACAGTTGATTACTCGACTAATTTCTTCGGAAACCACGTTGTCTTCTGAAAAACTAAGAACCGGAAAACTAGAAAAACACGAATGGGAGCAGCTTTCTACCAAAGTTAAAGATTTGGAAAAAGCGCCATTGTATATTGATGATACGCCATCGCTTTCTATTTTTGATTTAAGAGCCAAAGCAAGACGTTTGTCATCCCAACATGGGATTAAGTTAATCATCGTCGATTATCTTCAATTAATGACGGCCGGCGGAAGCAATGGTAAAGGCGGCGGAAACCGTGAACAGGAAATCTCGACCATCTCCAGAAACTTAAAGGCCTTAGCTAAAGAATTAGAAGTACCGGTAATCGCCTTGTCACAGTTATCGCGTGCTGTGGAAACTCGTGGTTCGAGCAAACGACCTTTGCTGTCTGACTTGCGTGAATCGGGAGCTATTGAGCAGGATGCCGATATCGTATCTTTCATCTACCGTCCGGAATATTATAAAATTGACGAATGGGATGACGATGAGCAAACACCAACAGCCGGGCAAGCGGAATTTATCATTGCGAAACACCGTAACGGTTCCTTGGAAAATATTCGTTTGAAGTTCATCGGTAACCTTGGTAAGTTTGACAACTTAGAAGAATATGGCAGTGCGTTTGATGATTTACCATCTAAAATGAATCACGATGACAATCCGTTTATCACTAAGAACCTGCCTTCAGCTCATGAAGCTTTTGGTAGTAATATCAACAGAGATGACGACGATAGCGATGTTCCATTCTAAATAATACAATCCCGATTCACTCGGGATTTTTTTATGTTTTTCTTCACAGTAAATCTGTTATCTTTGGTTTGTAATTTTTAATAGCAATGTTTAAAAAATCACTCTATATTTTCCTTTTATTGATTTCCTTTTCCATAAAGGCCAACTTTATTTTGCTGCCTATGGATGAGACCACTCAAAAGAATCATCTCAAAGCCTATGGTATTACTTATTGGGCTCTGGACAAACACTATAAGGCCAGTTGGTTGTTAAATTATCGTGGAGGTTCATTCCTGTTACCGGATGTTCCTGAAATTCGAAAAGAGTGTCAAATCAGAGGCGTAAGTTTTGAAGTCATGTCTGATGGTGAAATGCAGTCTGTTTTGGATGAAATTTCAAGTCCGTCACAAAATATGGAAACGGTAGTTTTAGAAAAAGCTCCTAAGATTGCCGTGTATTCGCCACCAGGGAAACAACCATGGGACGATGCGGTGACGATGGTTTTAACGTATGCGGAAATTCCGTTTAAAGTGGTTTATGATGAAGAAGTATTAAGCGATCAGTTACTTTTATACGATTGGTTGCACTTGCATCACGAAGATTTTACCGGACAGTACGGAAAGTTCTACGGTGCTTACAGGAATGCTCCTTGGTATATCGAACAAAAGAAAGACGCCGAAGCGTTGGCTGCTAAATTAGGTTTTGCCAAAGTCTCTCAGGAGAAATTGGCCGTAGCCAAAAAGATTCGCGATTTTGTTATTGGCGGTGGTTTTATGTTTGCGATGTGTTCTGCAACAGATAGCTTTGATATTGCACTTTCCGCAGAAGGAGCTGATATTTGTGAACCTATGTTTGATGGCGACGACAGCGAACCCAATTACCAATCCAAAATCGATTATAGTAAAACGTTTGCCTTTAAAGATTTTATTTTAGACCGAAGACCTGACCACTATGAGTTTTCAGATATTGATATGACCGAAAAACGCAAGATTCCGTTTGAAAAAGATTATTTCACTTTAATGGAATTCTCTGCCAAATGGGATGTGATTCCAAGTATGCTTTGTCAAAATCACACCCAACTTATCAAAGGTTTCATGGGACAAACGACTTCGTTTGACAGCAGTTTGATAAAATCAAGTGTACTAGTTTTAGGAAAAAACGAAATCAACGATGAAGCGCGATACATACACGGGCAAAAAGGAAAAGGTTTCTTTACATTCTATGGCGGACACGACCCCGAAGATTACCAGCACCGAGTAGGTGATGAGCCAACAGTATTAGATTTGCATCCCAACTCACCGGGTTTCCGTTTGATACTTAACAACGTTTTGTTTCCTGCAGCCAGAAAG
Above is a genomic segment from Flavobacterium phycosphaerae containing:
- a CDS encoding DNA topoisomerase IV yields the protein MKSKIHEYHKIICMSKKLTLLLFALAFIACSDKERKCQDFKTGKFEFTQEIDGKKLTSTFIRTDSLQIETFNGKTDTATVRWVNDCEFVLRKLHPKTMNERKAISMTILATEKNSYTFDYCFVGDTKKHRGTVTKLE
- a CDS encoding DUF1572 family protein, which codes for MTDNHYLESVKKQFLYYKTLGEKAMEQLEPEQLFVSVNEDTNSIAVIIKHLSGNMLSRWTDFLTTDGEKEWRNRDGEFDSHFHENDKAELMALWDKGWECFFKAVNPLTEEQLSTIIYIRNEGHTVMEAINRQLAHYPYHIGQIVFYAKMLKQGEWDSLSIPKNKSNSYNADKFAKEKSIRNFTDDELDKLK
- a CDS encoding DUF6095 family protein, whose product is MAAKKELLDKGIKYLLYALPMMFIGPSVIYNAFINKQNGWHYLVLAIGISICLTAVYFMFKGIKTITDALFHHD
- a CDS encoding ZIP family metal transporter, which encodes MNYILPLLSVLLGYFIAIGVKPKDKKNLKLLLAFSGSFLLSLTVMHLLPDVYENHSVSVGIYIMVGILFQIILEFFSKGAEHGHVHGHDKITQMPWLLFISLCLHALLEGFPVGHHHDLAYGIAIHHLPIAIILTTFFLNAQLNKTALFLFMLTFAVMTPLGTLVSDSFPILNQYYTQITAIVIGILFHISSTIIFESSEGHKFNIAKISMIILGILLACFL
- a CDS encoding class I SAM-dependent methyltransferase, with the protein product MSDTANCKSENWYASWFDTPYYHILYKDRNYREAQIFMDNLTHYLNLPEKAKVLDLACGKGRHSIYLNQLGYDVIGADLSENSIAEANKNANETLHFVVHDKREPFDQKFDAIFNLFTSFGYFEKEEDDSKTLLAIKDSLSEYGFAVIDFMNAQQVIDNLIPEETKEVDGIIFHIKRNVAEGFVIKEINFEDNGCSYHFTEKVRAYTLEDFQRMMTEAGIYLLDTFGDYKLKKFHKNTSERLIMIFK
- a CDS encoding THUMP domain-containing class I SAM-dependent RNA methyltransferase; this encodes MENFKMIAKTFFGFEEILLKELQQLGAQDVEIGTRAVSFKGDKGFMYKANLSLRTALKILKPIYYFRATNDQNLYKGIQGIDWSKYLNANQTFVIDTTIHSDNFKHSQFVSQKAKDAIVDQFRDKLGMRPSIDKDFPDLRINIHIDRDQCSVALDTSGASLHHRGYRTATNIAPINEVLAAGMLLLSGWDGSTDFLDPMCGSGTILAEAAMIACNIPANINRKEFAFEKWNDWDNDLFDQIIDALMKRTKEFHHNIIGYDKAPSAVQKAKDNIQNANLDEYVTISQANFFETKKESAGPLHMVFNPPYGERLDIELERFYRELGDTLKNNYPNTNAWFITGNLEALKFVGLRPSRKIKLFNGSLEARLVKYEMYAGSKRTKFQQSSEE
- a CDS encoding DMT family transporter, which translates into the protein MPSDNVKSYLHLHLIVFIWGFTAVLGALITLDALPLVWFRMLFAVGFIAIYIYFKKLPLKVSGKALLQFLFSGLIIALHWFTFFHAIKISNISITLACLSTGALFASLLEPILYGKKIVWYEVFFGLLVVVGLYIIFNVEGSYFLGMITALTSAFLSALFAVINSKLVKSYDATIISFYELSGGVIFFTFLLLFTHSFSPDFFVLSVKDLIYLLILSSVCTAYAFIASTSVMKFLSPYTVMLTINLEPIYGIILAVIVFNDKEKMSVEFYIGAVIILATVLLNAFIKSRKKRLN
- a CDS encoding asparagine synthetase B yields the protein MFKKSLYIFLLLISFSIKANFILLPMDETTQKNHLKAYGITYWALDKHYKASWLLNYRGGSFLLPDVPEIRKECQIRGVSFEVMSDGEMQSVLDEISSPSQNMETVVLEKAPKIAVYSPPGKQPWDDAVTMVLTYAEIPFKVVYDEEVLSDQLLLYDWLHLHHEDFTGQYGKFYGAYRNAPWYIEQKKDAEALAAKLGFAKVSQEKLAVAKKIRDFVIGGGFMFAMCSATDSFDIALSAEGADICEPMFDGDDSEPNYQSKIDYSKTFAFKDFILDRRPDHYEFSDIDMTEKRKIPFEKDYFTLMEFSAKWDVIPSMLCQNHTQLIKGFMGQTTSFDSSLIKSSVLVLGKNEINDEARYIHGQKGKGFFTFYGGHDPEDYQHRVGDEPTVLDLHPNSPGFRLILNNVLFPAARKKPQKT